GGTCGGGCGGAACCAGCCTTTCGAGCCTCTGCCTGAGCCAGGCCCTGGCGGCGTCGTCGCGGCGGACCGCCTGGAGCGCCAGCTCCCTGAACGCCCGCGTCACCGTGTTGATGATGGTGCGGCTGTCCAGTTCGGCGATCCCGTCGCCCATTTCCTCGTCCAGGGCGTGCAGGGCGACGACGAGAATCTCTCCCAGCTTGTTGTCCGCGGCCCGCAGGGCGAACTCCGGCGAGCCCAGGGCCAGGGCGGTGAGGATGGCGTACGGGTCGGAATCCGTCACCCGGGCGAAGCGATGGATGCGTTCGTGATGGATCTTGCCCTTGCCGGCCTCGAACAGCTCATAGGTTCTCAGCCGCATCCCCATGGCGTCCGCGACCTCGATGGTGCGCATCCGGCGATGGGCGCGGATCAGGCGAAGCGACGCTGAAAGCGTCGCGCTCTGGGATTGGCGTTTCTCCGGGCCCATGGACCGTCTCTCTCCCGCTGGCGAGGCAGGCGGATCGAGCCGCCCGCGCGCCTGCCAGTTGAAAAATGGAACAATGCTCATTCAAATGAAAGTCAGGAAAAAAACGGGCTCCATAAACTTGCGGGGCGACGAAAATAACGTGCGGTTATTGATGTCGCCGTTGCCTATGTATTCATCAGGACGGGAGAAGGCGATGAAGTCGCGCGATCCCTATCATCAGGCGCTCACGGCCCTGGCGGGGTTTGCAGGCGAGGGGCGGTTCGGTCCGGGCATGCCCCTGGTCATCACGAGCCTTGC
The nucleotide sequence above comes from Brevundimonas naejangsanensis. Encoded proteins:
- a CDS encoding XRE family transcriptional regulator — its product is MGPEKRQSQSATLSASLRLIRAHRRMRTIEVADAMGMRLRTYELFEAGKGKIHHERIHRFARVTDSDPYAILTALALGSPEFALRAADNKLGEILVVALHALDEEMGDGIAELDSRTIINTVTRAFRELALQAVRRDDAARAWLRQRLERLVPPDLDGEDDRPPDQAP